A genome region from Triticum aestivum cultivar Chinese Spring chromosome 2B, IWGSC CS RefSeq v2.1, whole genome shotgun sequence includes the following:
- the LOC123042923 gene encoding uncharacterized protein — MQMDRRSIPSEKKDLVDALRRHREILRWETDLLRSEITSRDLATISGKKAYLKRHNADGDGRSISPQLVDHMSLHKIKEIKPVSLPYLTDNHEEALDLLVHGAHKLAYRIQSLRKEFSATIPLEKLRLFHLLSQECLRISKTIAMHGSPLSCESSEDAEISLFKERGIGWESTWGSPVLRCGSFNDITTLSPMYSTHSAPRVIESSRYITKALQIYSFKIFDLNENLKWPLYVYGVVAARDAVDFNRNLLFSCSRANCQVVTEKDPFLHLTGPSRAIVADEPVDFEVELKIKCGTNQSQDIALISSTYHYTSRGDAAFFTGCSCSATLSLETVPRAAQATIVSIRVVGGVSLFEFGGRVACSFSTEEYVDPTCEQVVLVESAEKIPEDDGYLTLSRKVVTAGLQGGLQVAIQAYEGSDRPSISGLLYFPSQYCRVSRRTCLVGGFEVEVTVAWSWFVQDKMEIL, encoded by the exons ATGCAGATGGACAGGAGGTCGATCCCGTCGGAGAAGAAAGACTTGGTAGACGCCCTTCGTCGCCACCGTGAGATCCTGAGGTGGGAGACCGATTTGCTGAGGAGCGAGATCACGTCCCGGGATCTGGCGACGATCTCCGGAAAGAAGGCTTATCTAAAGCGTCATAATGCCGATGGTGATGGGAGATCTATATCACCTCAGTTGGTCGACCACATGTCCCTCCACAAGATCAAAGAAATCAAACCGGTGAGTTTGCCCTACCTCACGGATAATCATGAAGAGGCCCTGGATCTGCTCGTGCACGGGGCACACAAATTGGCCTACCGGATCCAGTCTCTGAGGAAAGAATTCAGTGCCACCATCCCCTTGGAGAAGCTCAGATTATTCCATCTCCTGTCGCAAGAATGTCTGAGGATCTCCAAAACCATAGCCATGCATGGATCACCACTTTCTTGTGAATCTTCTGAGGATGCTGAAATTTCTCTTTTCAAAGAGCGTGGTATCGGCTGGGAATCTACTTGGGGCAGTCCGGTGTTACGGTGTGGCAGCTTCAATGATATAA CCACACTGTCCCCTATGTACTCTACGCACTCTGCACCTCGTGTCATTGAATCCTCTCGTTACATCACCAAGGCCTTGCAGATCTACTCCTTCAAAATCTTTGACCTAAATGAAAACTTGAAGTGGCCACTCTATGTGTATGGTGTGGTGGCTGCTCGAGACGCTGTGGACTTTAACCGCAACCTTCTCTTCTCCTGCTCCAGGGCTAACTGCCAAGTAGTCACAGAAAAG GATCCTTTTTTGCACTTGACTGGCCCTTCTCGTGCAATTGTGGCTGACGAACCTGTTGACTTTGAAGTCGAGCTAAAGATAAAATGTGGAACAAATCAGTCCCAAGATATAGCTTTGATCAGTTCTACTTACCACTACACTTCTAGAGGTGATGCTGCTTTTTTCACTGGCTGCTCTTGTTCGGCAACGTTGAGCCTTGAGACAGTTCCTAGAGCGGCCCAGGCCACTATTGTATCTATTCGAGTGGTTGGAGGAGTGTCTCTTTTCGAATTTGGAGGCCGGGTTGCTTGCTCGTTCTCTACTGAAGAGTATGTTGATCCCACATGCGAGCAAGTTGTGCTGGTTGAGTCTGCTGAAAAGATTCCTGAGGATGATGGTTACCTTACACTGTCAAGGAAGGTTGTTACGGCAGGACTACAAGGAGGATTGCAAGTTGCCATACAAGCCTATGAGGGATCTGACCGTCCATCCATATCCGGTCTTCTTTACTTCCCTTCCCAGTATTGCAGGGTAAGTCGGCGCACATGCTTGGTCGGTGGCTTTGAGGTGGAGGTAACTGTTGCTTGGTCGTGGTTTGTACAGGACAAGATGGAAATCTTGTGA
- the LOC123042925 gene encoding uncharacterized protein, producing MEREMERESESGKEQQPDEIELSMLIEDIMSLERERKSLIESLTPGISNWEDDTSSTTTTSRISRKGIKAEGTWSLSDQKKMESLQVRDDEKGLVNYFDFILQDTEDLGHRMLSMSQFLSSSRATISSYNGEELVSTTSRLMKISKDLFHKPADEAVEDAAEEKSKKVLSNEFLRLSSNVRERPYLYKNELAMMFTEEDEEEYEREKEAEREAAREREEKRKQWKQKKKQQIVVAQASDQQETKSPMERLKEGMNTELRLFAGHRRYWEDTNCSMSGRCGRFQDKTTLSPMQFTHYTPGITLPPAAVIGTTVQIYSFKITRLHNDLKWPLYVYGEVAARDTVDRNRNLLFRRSKFYGQVLTENDSSLCLTGPSRAIVAEDPVDFEVKLRIIKGDDEIKDRVLMSLSKRYDGLEQPLCFHGSMCSAELSLGRLAATVQATIVGVHIGKGGVAF from the exons atggagagggagatggagagggaGAGCGAATCCGGGAAAGAGCAGCAGCCCGATGAGATTGAGTTGTCGATGCTGATAGAGGATATCATGTCCTTGGAGAGGGAGAGGAAAAGCTTGATTGAGTCCCTTACTCCCGGGATTTCTAACTGGGAGGACGACACCAGCTCTACAACAACAACGTCCAGGATCTCCCGAAAGGGAATCAAGGCCGAGGGCACATGGTCTCTCTCCGACCAGAAGAAGATGGAATCACTGCAGGTTAGAGACGACGAGAAAGGACTCGTAAACTACTTCGATTTCATCCTCCAAGACACGGAGGATTTGGGCCACCGGATGCTATCCATGTCACAATTTCTCTCCAGCTCCCGTGCCACCATCTCCTCGTACAATGGCGAAGAGCTGGTTAGCACAACGTCCAGATTAATGAAAATCTCCAAGGATCTCTTCCACAAGCCTGCCGACGAGGCGGTGGAGGACGCAGCAGAGGAGAAGAGCAAGAAGGTGCTGTCCAACGAATTCTTGCGTCTCTCCTCCAATGTCAGGGAGAGACCCTACCTTTACAAGAATGAGTTGGCGATGATGTTcacggaggaggacgaggaggagtatgagagggagaaggaggcggagagggaggcagcgagggagagggaggagaagaggaagcagtggaagcagaagaagaagcagcagattGTCGTGGCGCAGGCCTCAGACCAGCAGGAAACAAAATCCCCTATGGAACGTCTCAAAGAGGGTATGAATACCGAGCTGCGACTTTTTGCCGGCCATCGTCGATACTGGGAAGATACAAACTGCAGCATGTCCGGACGGTGCGGTCGGTTCCAAGATAAAA CCACTCTGAGTCCTATGCAGTTTACACACTACACACCCGGTATCACCCTGCCCCCTGCTGCTGTCATTGGGACAACCGTGCAGATCTACTCCTTCAAAATTACTCGACTGCACAATGACCTCAAGTGGCCACTCTATGTCTACGGCGAGGTCGCTGCCCGGGACACCGTGGACCGCAACCGCAACCTTCTCTTCCGTCGGTCAAAGTTTTATGGCCAAGTACTCACTGAAAAT GACTCTTCCCTATGCTTGACTGGCCCTTCTCGTGCAATTGTAGCCGAGGATCCTGTTGACTTTGAAGTCAAACTAAGAATTATTAAGGGCGATGATGAGATCAAAGACAGAGTATTGATGAGTCTTAGCAAGCGTTATGACGGTTTAGAACAACCTTTATGCTTCCATGGCTCCATGTGTAGTGCAGAGTTGAGCCTTGGACGACTTGCTGCAACGGTCCAGGCAACTATCGTGGGGGTTCATATTGGTAAAGGGGGGGTGGCCTTTTGA